ttttgagcCTACATACAGTTGTTTGTGTATTGATTAGGATGAATGTTATGAAGCAACAGCAGGCttggtttgacattttgaataaaCCTATTCAGATCCTAAAAATAGAAACTGGGatactgtgtaaaaatgtaaacagtgcaggaacactgttttatttttcacttcatAATGTACCACAGGTTTTCAATAAGTGACAGGTCTGGGCTGCAGACAGCGTGTAATGAGCCTTGCAatgcaaatcattgcattcggtttttattttcattatcccagctttttcttttattttgtctccatgtttgtttgtgtaatctttaaatatttgacaAGCTGCCTGCCTCGGTTTGTAACGTACAATTTTATCGTCCTCAGGCTTTTCCTTATACGTCACGGTGGCAGAGTGGCTTTTCAGGCTCGATTGGTAGGTGTTGTTTAACTGCACTAGTTGGCTTCTGTTAAACTAACGTTTTTAAAGTTCAGCacatataaagaataaaagctTGTGCAATGGTTAGGTTGAAACCTAAGCCATCATTTATGTTTACACTGTGTGGACCATTTGACCACTAGCTGGAATTCATAGCATTAGTATAGTATAGTGACATATTTTCTGATAGTTTGCTATTTCATTTCTAAGCATATTTGTTAAATTCAACACTGATAATTCAAGctattttgatattttacagagaactctgtttaatttgttggttccagcttctcagtTATGAAgatttaatacttaatacttcTATGTCAGACAATAGCAACTGTATTTGGGTTTATGTCAGCTGGACTTTGGGTAAATTATAATTTTTCAAAATTTGGTATATTACATTAGCTACAGCTCTACTCATAACAGCGCACTTCACATACTAAAGCACAAACTTAGAATGTATCATTTATTTAGTAGATGGTGTTATTGTTTATATTATAATCAGAGGTTGCCTTTAACGcttatgaaaacaaaacaagttttttATTATCGCTATCTGACATATAGCAGCTTTACGATGTtgtgcattaaaatgtgttatttaaggAGTTTTGTATATATCTTAGGGACACAAGGAGATTCTGTCACTACTGCTGTTTTAACTACTGTCAGTACTGCTGCTACAATGCTCTGAATACTTCATATCATTTCTGTACTACCACTTCAACcagaaacagtttgtttgtcATGAGGTAGATTAACTTCTAGGAACCACAAACATTCACTGTATGTACAGAAATATCAGGAGGAATAGTGATCTGAGAGAAAGGAGTACATCagtatgttaaatgttaaagaaggcagctttaaaaacatttattgttgAGTTGACCAAGTTGGAAAAGTGTATAGATGACAGTCatttaagaaagaaatgtttatgcTTCATCAGTAAAAAGATTTGATATGAAAATGGTACAGTGGCTGAGGTAGTTATATggcaaaataaactaaattagGCACATTCCAAAGGGACAACATTTAGTTTAGATGAAAACAGCTCAGTACAGTGGTGCAGAGCAGGATAGAAACACCCAGAAATTACTAAAGAAATGGACGTGAACTTTATTAAGCACACCTAAAATGAAACTTATTGTACAGATTGTAAAACCCAGCGAGGCAAATGTGGAACCTCTGGgatataaaatgtgatttgatagTTAATCAGTACCTCTCTGACAGCGCCAGATAAAACTGGACATTATCttttgtgaaagaaaaatgaatgacTGAGCAGGTACTGTGTGTtggattacattacattttctacagATTTAAAGTGGACACTGGCTGAACATGAACAGTAGTATATCCAGTTCTTAAATTACCAACATATCAAGTATTAAACACTTTAATGTtcaaaatttaaatgtaaatttagtcTACAGGGTGAAAAATCTTACAGGGTTTTGGTTGGCTTTCATTAAATTCACAAGAGTGTCTATAAATGAATCTTTTTGTTATTACAAAAAAGGGGGGAAGTGGAGGAGACATGCACAGAGACATTCACTCGTGGCGAACTCGCTTCCTTGGTGATGCAGGTGATTCCAGGGAGAAGGCGGTAGGAGAGACGGGGCGAGACTCAGGGATGTACTCCGACTGATACTTGTCAATGTATGGCTTGGCCACGTTCCACACCTGAGTTGAAAAGATAAACATGCAATTTTTAAGCTGCAGTTCCTACACTGTGGAGCTTACGTGGTCCATTAGCACATTTTAAGGGTGAGGGTCGGCACTTGCCTTCTGGTCAATTATGAGACGGTGAACAGCTTCAATATCTGGAGACATGAATCTGTCTTTAATCCACGGTCTGTAACAGACAGAAAAGTATTGAGTCAGAGACAATCATTTGTGTTAGACTGGATAAATATTAACTATCCTGTCCATGATTTCAGTGAACTGAAAGTTTTGTACCCTTGCCACATCTGTTTGACTTACTTAACCACACTGCGCACAAGGTCGTAGACCTTCTCCAGTGGAGTGGTGGTACGAAGTGGGCGCAGGAACTCGATACCCTGACAGGCTGCCAACAGCTCTATAGCAAGAACTagtcacagaaaacatcaaGATTAATCAAAATGCACAATATTCAAACTGATTTACTGTTACACAGAGATGTATACACACACTTATTGTGAACGCTATCGATTCATTATCAGTGTTAAGCTCCTCTCCACCATTACAGTCGTAAAAATTCAATGATTCCAGTTGTATCCATCTCCAAACAAACTGCATCCATATCATTGGTTAGCCACAAAATTACTGCTCTAATTTGGGATGCCAAGTAATAGTTCCTCAAATTGGGCAAATTCAATGCTCTCTTACTTTTTAGGAAAAGTAATAGCTTATATTTGATTCTTACTTTCTTACATTGCCATAAAAATCTCACCATAATTTTGTTTAAAAGGTAAGCCAGGGACCATAATAAgcaatcacagaaacagaaaccatAGACTTGGCAAAATATtcattctttattcatttttactttttctactttGGTCAGGGATAAAATCTCCCATCTCTCTAAATCCTTCTTAATTTCCTGTAATTCGTTTCAATTGTTGTATATTATTGTATCTTGTcttgtgaatatttttttcccacaaACTGTAGAAATTTAACCTCAGTCACATATTTAgctatgtatttatttttaacttgaaGCTTTATGGTTAACCACTGCAAATCCACTCAGCGAGCTCTGATATCCAACTATGCAAATGTTTGATCAGGTTTTGGTTGGTGGTTAGTGTGCACTGACAAGATTTTCAACTCTGTTACCTTTGCCCTTTTTTGTGGCAGAAGCACCAAGATGTCATTGGTTCGAAGGCTCATGTAAAATTAGGTGATTTAAGCAGATAGATTAAATACTCATACTAGTTTTGTAcactaatacattttttttagcaGATTATGTTTATGATAGCTATTTAACTATCACATTTATTGACGGTTAATTATTTAGTGTGAACACAAAGCGTTTTTGCTGAGGTCTACATGCAGTACCTAAATTACAAACCAAGCACTAGTTGATTAAGTGGATTGTCTGGGTGTCTGAAATAAACAGTTACGCTAATCTGAACTGTGATGATAATACTAGCACATGGAAAAAGGGACTTACCTTGCTCGACATGCTCTATGACTCTCAGGGCCTTCCTAGCGGCCCAGCCTCCCATGGAAACATGGTCCTCTGTCGCTGCACTGGTGGACAAGGAGTCCACAGAAGATGGATGacacaaaactttattttctgaaacTAGACATAACACAAACAAGTTCTTAGTAAATTATCTTCTAAAATGTGACATAATACaggaatataataaaatgtggttttacCTTAAGGGTGAAACCTATACTCATTATTAAAACCTATTTAATTTCTATGTGTTTGCACACTAACCCAGTGCCGCTGCAGTACAGTGGGCAATCATAAAGCCAGAGTTGAGTCCTCCCTCTGTGACGAGGAAGGCAGGCAGCTCGCTCAGAGCAGGGTTACACAACCTCTCAATCCTCCTCTCGCTGATCGAGGCCAGCTCATGGACTGCAATGGCTAAAAAGTCCAGAGCCTATAGAGAGAACAAGACAATCTAATAGAACATAATTAACAGAAAACACCAAAAAGATGTTTTGAGTCTCAGATAATGTGGACAGAGGTGTGTGATTTACACACCTTAGCTGGGTATTCTCCATGAAAATTGCCACCTGAAATGGTCTCACCTCTTTCTGCAAACACCATCTTGTGCAGACATTAAGAAAGATACGATAACAATTTGTGGTGTAGAGATAAAAGGTGTCAGATATCGATTAATTTAACAAACCTATCCTCTATTTTGCAAGTCAGGTAAGGATACAGGGTTGTCAGTTGCACTGTTAATTTCTGTATTGATGATGTTCTTGACAAATGCTATTGTGTCGGTGGCAATACCATGAACCTGTGTAAAGAAAGGTATGCTCAGAAACACAGTTTCTCAGAAATACAGTCCTATTGAACAAACAACAATCCACCACAGTTTTACAGGAATGGAGGGTGTACAGACAGGACAAACGTCTGATTTGACTGATTGACTTTTCAAAAGGCTACCTGAGGACAGCATCGCATGGTGTAGGCATCCTGGACTCTGTCACAGAATCTGTGACTTTCTAGGAAACACCAGATGACATACAATGAATACTACATATTTAAGAGTGCAACGTTGGCAGAGTATTACTAAGAGATGTACTTTATGTACACTGCCTGTTCAAAAAAAAaggtcaccacctggatttaactaggcaaataggtaagagcctcccattggataattactgcatggatgattatgtttcagctggcaataCGTTATTTAATCTTCAAGGAAAAAATGTGGTAGGAAATAAAATCTTGAATGATTGATGACGATAACTTAAacgtttggtgaaatcaaatcaaacaaattaaCAGTAGAAATCACAGCTAGTGTATGTTTAATAGTGTAAGCAAGAGCATTTCCACAAGCACAAAGCGAATGAAACTCAAGGAATTGGGACTAAACAGTGGCGTAGCCTtgagaaaaccacttgtcagtgaggctaattggggaaaaaaggcttcaatttgctaggaAGCAGAAAGTATGGACTCGGGGAACAATGGaagaagatcatgtggtctgatgagtccagatttaccctgttctagagtgatgggtgcatcagggtaagaagagagactGGTGAAATGATGCACCACTAGCCATGATGGGTGCTTGTGGGGATAGTGCCATGATCTatggttgctgcagttggtcaggtccgagttcagcaatgttatgtgaCCAgcttattccatcaatggatttgcTTCATCCCGGTTGGCACAGggatattccaagatgacaatgccaggatttatcgtgctcaaattgtgaaagagtggttcagggagcatggtgcatcattttcacacatggattggccaccacagagtccagacctaaaccccattgagaatctttggtgtgctagagaagactttgtgcagcgctcaaactctcccatcatcaatacaagattttGGCGAAAAATTAATGAAGCGCTGGAcgtgaataaatgttgtgacattgcagagaTCAAAACATATCAAAACAATGCCGTAATCAAAGGCGGTCCAATGAAATATAAGAGTgtgggccttttttttttttttttttggaatagGCAGTGTATATCCCTGTGGGCAAATGCAACCTCTGCATTTGATCCATCCTGACTATTTGAAAGAACTGGTTAACTACTTTGGTGCTGCACCTCTAAAACCAGTTAAACAGTGCTAGCAGTATTTCTTTGTATGTATTCTCAGTAGGACTAATGCCCACATACATACACAAGCAAAATGTGTCCTTAACCATTTACTTTCTGTTTTAGAACATGGTTTTGTCCTCTGACCTGCAATCTGGGATGGATGGTGGTCAGAGTCTAGCAGTGAGCAGAAGCGTCGGGCCACCTCTATCTGTCCTGGGTGGGGCCGCAGTGAATGGATGTCTATTTGGAAGGAGACCAGAAAATGAGAGAAGCTGGACAAAATTAGGATTCTTAAAACTAGAGGTGAATATTCATCTGGTTTCATAATTTAGTTACACTAAAGCTTGTGCTTACCACTGTCAAATGCCTTGGTTGTTCCCTTCAACACCTCCAAGGTGAGAGCAGCAATGATGTCTGCCTGTCTGGCGATCGCCTGGGCTCGCTCCACGGCCTCTGCCCCCAGAGAGGTGATCATCTGAGTCCCGTTGATCAAAGCAAGGCCCTGTGAGGATAAGACAGACCTTTTTAAGCTACAAAGATCTGCTGTTGTAGAATGTTACATGTAGTTAAATTTTTAAGGTAACAACactacatttcaaattaaaatatactttttattttccttgatTTGAAAGATgcagttaatattttattataatcaaAATATTTGATGGCCTGATAAAATGTTTGTACCTATAACTTTTACCTCGACCTACTATAACATAAAAATGTAGTTTATGCTTAAATGTATCTGTAGTAATAAGTCATTGTGAAATTATATGCTATATAGTCGATCATCTGCAAATATCACACTTAACATTTGATAATTTAAGAATACTGCAAATATTTTAAGTAATGGTTGAATATGGGAGTATTCTACACTCTATTTCACTTTTAAATCctacttttttaaaacaaatattagagAGTATTGTTAGTTTTAAACATCACCTCTTTAGGTTTTAATGTTATTGGCTTCAGTCCATGGGCTTCTAGGACCTGGCcagaaatgaaaggagaaaaCACACGCAAACGGTCAAGTGTCATCAAAAGGCAAATATTTTCCTACCGGACCCTGTAGCCTTTCACTCTTAGAAGCAAAAGGCACATTTCCTGCAGCATTAGGTAAGTTATTGTTTTACAGCCATGGAAAAGTTGTCATGACcattctgaaaaaaaaatcttacataTTTGGCATCAGCCCATCCACTCTTGGGGGACCACATTTTACCCTCTCCCATCAACCCCAGGGCCAAGTGAGAGAGGGGTGCCAGGTCTCCACTGGCACCCACTGTTCCCTTCTCTGGGACGAAGGAAAGGCAGGAAGCTGCAGTGGCAGAATGGGTTAGAGATGATTAGTTGCATGACAGGTTTTCTAGTACTagatcatttaaaatataacttgAGTCATCTTcttattagtattagtaatgTATTAATCATGCTTTTAACAATCCCCATACAATATAGTAATCCAAGTCCCTATAATGTTGTGTGTCAGGCTGATGTGACAACAATGGAAGTTTATGTCTCAGACAAACGGCTAAACTACTTCAGTCAACTGCAGCTGATGGCTGAAGCTTGCCTGTGCAGTTGAAGCTCACCATTAAAGGCCTGGATCATGGCATGAAGAGTTTCCAGAGAGACTCCACTGTGCCCTTTGGCCAGAACATTGATCCTCAGAGCAAGCAGCATGCGGGTCCTCTCTGGGCTTAGTGGGTTTCCCACACCTACACACCACAAAATAACACCAATGATGGCTAAATGCAAAAAGCCTTAAAGCACTAAATGTCAAGACATATTAAAGATCTGCACTTTAATGTGAGCTTTACTGAGAGTTTTATTACCAGCTGAATGTGACCGCACCAAGTTCTCCTGCAGCTCCCTGTATAATTAAAAGGGCAGAGCCATCACTCGGCACATACAAAAGGTTTATACTAACAGAAGATCACAAAGAAAGTAAACTTTTCTTTACTTGAGTTTGCTGACGGGAATAACCGTTCGGGCAAATTTACCAAAACCTGTTGTGATTCCATAGACAactggaagaagagagagatacagagaccTGAATTCATAGACTTAATAGTTTCTGCTGTAGTTTTGCAAGAGCTGATGAAGATAAAGATCAATGCATTTAAGGTCTTTTTAGATGTACAGGAATTCTAAAATGTATCTTaacctttgttttctttgacaaTGGTGTCCAGAAGCTCTCTGGATTGCACAACCTTTCTTTCTGCCTCCGGAGTTAGCTGAAAATGTTGGtaaagtaaattattatgttAAGATTATCCCATGCCACTTAAATACACCTTGTTCATCATTACCTTTATCTTGTAGAGTCCCCTGCCTAAGTTGAACAGATCGGTTGATGTCAAGCTGTTGCCATCCAAGGAGATATACTGCACAGGGAGATGCTTGTTGAACTAAAGTGGCCACTATAATATGCTTTtgatttttcataaaatgtgtgaacACTTACTTCTTCAGGTTCTTTGTaggctgctgtgctgtttgacATAGTTTAAGGATAACActcaacaaaacacagtgtttccCTTTACTGTCACATTTTCTTACAGAAATTATAAAACTCCATGGTAAGTTATTGAATATatcacagatttgttttcattccAGCTCTTTGTTACTCAAAACTGAAAACTATGTAATGTCataaacaaatggaaaatttctttatttttaattgtacCCAATATAATTAGTACGGCACACTGGTGTAAGGATACATATGGGAAACACCAGGCTCGCATGGGATGAAGTCAGGAGACATGGTATCTCCTTCAATAGCTGAAAGAAAAGGGGGGGAAAGAGGAAAGATGGtactcatttctttttaaacttttgttgttgtgagtGAATTAACTATTGttatacttattattatattattggtAGATAGAATAGGTTTATTATCTTTCATGTATTATATTAATACTGGATTAACTACGCGCAATGACGCACAGATTACGCAGAGGTAGAGCTAAAACATCTCcactgtctctgtatgtcacCGTTTTTAAtgcatacattttataatttttttcgTCCACGTTTATTACCGAGCTCGACAAAGTCATTATCCTCCAGTACATCGTCGATGGTGTCATCCGCATCCAGCAAACCCAAACCCTGGCACCTGCGCACAACAAAACGAGTATCCTTCACAGAAGTGATGCCGCCGTTGTCCGGTTTGTTCTTGATGTAACGTTTGAGAGCTTCCTGTCCGAGCCACCCGATGGTGCTGGTCGTGTCCCGGCATGGCACTGCCAGCCACTCATCTCGGATGTGGACTGTAAAACGAGGCATCGCGCTTCTGCGGGACTTCAGCGGCAATGAACGCTGCTCACCTCTCTCCGCCGTTCCACCTCCAGTCGCAGAAAGTTTATCCGCCAATCAGATGCACCAGTCCCGCCTCTCTAGTGTCACACCTCCGGGACCACTGACCTTTAGAGGTCAGTTACAGATGTTTGGACCGTATTGACCGAAATGCGTTCACGTGACGCAAAGGCGCCAGTGGCACAAGACATGGGCTTAGAAACGTGATATGTGGAGTTTGGACACTTTGACCGCTGACCTATTATAGGCCTACTAGTTGACAGAATATTtactaaaaatgttaaaatcgAACCAACTATTCATTTACAACCAACACTGTCAATTATATAACCAGTAACGTGGCAGTCAGTTTGCTAAAATAACCTAACAGGAAATGTAATCGCAAATAAATTGGAAATAGTTCAGACCATGCATTTGTCTTACTAGAGGTGCCTTCACTTGCTTTTAGAccatttgtgtgcatgtgcatgtcagAGCGGCAGCAGGTTCCTATCAACAGTTGACCACTTTAGTAAAACCTGGCAACGTGTTCTTGAGGATCCCACTTCAGTTGTCAGCAATGTACCAAGGATGTTATTCTAACCTAATCCCAGATTTCTCCTTTTCCAGATTAGATTCGTTGCACAACACCCAACACCCCTGCACCCTGTTGCACAAGAGAATAAATCATAcactacaaaacaaatgttgagCAAATTATtgacaatatatttaaaatacctTGACTAAAATTAAGAATATGGTAGTTATCAGGCCCCTGAAATAAGGCTCTACATCTGTCAACATTGTTGTGCATTATTTGTATGAATTTTAAGGACACCGACCGtttgttgtgtgatttttttttttttctgaagtgcATGTGAAATTTTGCTAGAAAAACAGATTAATCAATCTGTACATACGTGTAAGGTGTATGGATGTATGATTAAGAAATTGGAGCTACACCACTGCACATACCTGGGTTCAAATTTGGGTTTAATTTCTTGTTGCATTTATCCGCTAGACTACcctactgttttgtttttcatcatagACACCCCCACCtttatcatatatttatatcaatataaaaatcaaatacatatttaattcaCCTCACATCTCCTGTAGGAATGATTTGAATAGAATTAAACCACATTCCCTTATTTTTACCTGTGCAGTGAGGTGTTTGAAGTAACGAGGCGTACCTGAAATCATCACACTTGTCTGCTGACTAATGTGAGTTCACGGGCTGtaggacttttattttttttaatcaccatGTGTGCCGACATAGAGCAGGCTCGCTGCTGACCGTCAGTGGGCaggcagaagagaagaggaggggaggaaaagtgtgtttacacagaCGGCAAACTGCCTGGGGAATCGTAGGGGAGAGGAAGTCAGCCGGCTCTGTGTCTGCCTGCTCCAACTTCCTgctcagaaaaagaaaaagcccaGGATCCTATTTCAGTCCAGCACAACTGTGTAGACCTGAAGTAAGCATGGAAAAACAAGGGATCACACAGGCTTCACCGTAAAGTTTCACGGAGGGAAAAGACCGAGACGGAGACAGAGATAAACGCAGGTAAGGTGAATTTAAACTGACATGTTTCCATGATCATCGCTTTGTCGGCTGATTGGACACTTGGAGGCTGTGAAATAAAGTCTTAGCGACTGTGTTCACGCTACGTGAAGCTGCGTTTGGCTGTGAAGTTTTTACAATGTGTCCAACTCTGAGGATCGAGTGTATTTTTAACTTTCAAACCAGGAGACTAAGCGCTTCGATGCGGACGCAGTTGTGCGGTCTTCCGGTCCGAGCAACATCTTGAAAATGAGTCAGTGGGGCAGAGGAGTGATCCGGACCTCTGCGGTACCGTTACTACACGAACCCCTGGATTCATTTTGCAGCAGAGCAAACAAAAAGCGAGCAACACAAAACCAGCCCCAGTCCATCGGCCACTCTTTAGAGATGCATTTCTGGTGGGCCCCTGTTGAATTTTCCACCGTTTGCGAACAGGAAGAGGGCAGATTTAGTCATGGCTAAGTAATGTCTGCACACACCATCTAATCTCATTAGGAGTTTCCGTTCAACCAACACACTGGAAGCCTTTGTGTGCACGGAGAGTCCACGGCGAGCATCGGCGAGCAGGGCTCCTCATCCCCGACCAGAACCAGCACACTGA
This DNA window, taken from Anabas testudineus chromosome 6, fAnaTes1.2, whole genome shotgun sequence, encodes the following:
- the hal gene encoding LOW QUALITY PROTEIN: histidine ammonia-lyase (The sequence of the model RefSeq protein was modified relative to this genomic sequence to represent the inferred CDS: deleted 1 base in 1 codon), producing the protein MPRFTVHIRDEWLAVPCRDTTSTIGWLGQEALKRYIKNKPDNGGITSVKDTRFVVRRCQGLGLLDADDTIDDVLEDNDFVELAIEGDTMSPDFIPCEPGVSHITAAYKEPEEYISLDGNSLTSTDLFNLGRGLYKIKLTPEAERKVVQSRELLDTIVKENKVVYGITTGFGKFARTVIPVSKLKELQENLVRSHSAGVGNPLSPERTRMLLALRINVLAKGHSGVSLETLHAMIQAFNASCLSFVPEKGTVGASGDLAPLSHLALGLMGEGKMWSPKSGWADAKYVLEAHGLKPITLKPKEGLALINGTQMITSLGAEAVERAQAIARQADIIAALTLEVLKGTTKAFDSDIHSLRPHPGQIEVARRFCSLLDSDHHPSQIAESHRFCDRVQDAYTMRCCPQVHGIATDTIAFVKNIINTEINSATDNPMVFAERGETISGGNFHGEYPAKALDFLAIAVHELASISERRIERLCNPALSELPAFLVTEGGLNSGFMIAHCTAAALVSENKVLCHPSSVDSLSTSAATEDHVSMGGWAARKALRVIEHVEQVLAIELLAACQGIEFLRPLRTTTPLEKVYDLVRSVVKPWIKDRFMSPDIEAVHRLIIDQKVWNVAKPYIDKYQSEYIPESRPVSPTAFSLEHLHHQGSEFATSECLCACLLHFPPFL